One window from the genome of Thermococcus siculi encodes:
- a CDS encoding PH1570 family protein yields the protein MLCEEKLEIFENGFEDGKFNLRIEFYGKDARRLLLAVIRELYLPDYGEDYVYPFECAKEFWGIYMDAGDVKVEEFHSSPIKFMNQSIRNRLEKALAAIDAPTEVKEGIDFEKAEVHKLKKGLLAMGKNFILGEGGYLFIFNKPSARELILKYLGMLDGA from the coding sequence ATGCTCTGCGAGGAGAAGCTGGAGATCTTTGAGAACGGGTTTGAGGACGGGAAGTTCAACCTCCGGATAGAATTCTACGGAAAGGACGCCAGGAGGCTTCTCCTTGCTGTGATAAGGGAGCTATACCTTCCCGACTACGGGGAGGACTACGTCTACCCCTTCGAGTGCGCGAAGGAGTTCTGGGGAATCTACATGGACGCCGGTGATGTGAAGGTCGAAGAGTTCCACTCCAGCCCGATAAAGTTCATGAATCAGAGCATCAGGAACAGGCTTGAAAAGGCTCTGGCAGCCATAGATGCCCCCACGGAGGTCAAAGAGGGTATAGACTTCGAAAAGGCAGAGGTTCACAAACTCAAGAAAGGTTTATTAGCCATGGGGAAGAACTTCATCCTTGGCGAAGGGGGCTACCTCTTCATCTTCAACAAGCCCTCCGCCAGAGAGCTGATACTGAAGTACCTGGGGATGCTCGATGGAGCTTGA
- a CDS encoding ribonuclease III family protein: MRYERDFTDKGLAKFGDSLVNFAFSLALSEYLGRPTGERVPNASLSMALELSGLRHVVPPRTDKHGKGDIAEAIFAYAWLEGKITVEEAADILKKNFTEDVTHFSRKKEDIGRAFAEVFKVIKERLGL, from the coding sequence ATGAGGTATGAGAGGGACTTCACGGACAAGGGGCTTGCAAAGTTCGGCGATTCACTGGTCAACTTCGCCTTTTCCCTTGCCCTTAGTGAGTATCTTGGGAGACCAACCGGTGAGAGGGTTCCGAACGCTTCGCTCTCAATGGCGCTCGAACTCTCGGGACTAAGGCACGTTGTCCCGCCGAGGACCGACAAGCACGGGAAGGGGGACATAGCGGAGGCCATATTCGCCTACGCCTGGCTTGAGGGGAAGATAACGGTGGAGGAAGCGGCCGACATCTTGAAGAAGAACTTCACCGAGGATGTTACGCACTTCTCAAGAAAGAAGGAGGATATCGGAAGGGCTTTTGCGGAAGTGTTCAAAGTTATAAAAGAGAGACTGGGTCTGTAG
- the sppA gene encoding signal peptide peptidase SppA codes for MRENIWKYISAVLVLLLAVSSVAVVLLYMQNSELKSYTPSNVSPVVVETSLNATCNETAYRLQIDELQRQLDFLKAQLRERNMPANNTTVAIVPIFGLIDDYTALQVVSVLRDIAKNDSIGGVVLWVESPGGYVAPVREIYATVRKLNLIKPVVAYTGGIAASGGYYIAVGAERIIADPLAEVGSIGVIYVHYDLQKNYEMNGIKVDVFKTGPYKDMGAEWRGLTDEEREMIAESIDTYFQAFLQAVSSGRGMPLNETRKYATGQTWFAMNVTGTLVDETGDLDYAVKVLSDMLNVSNPRVVVYKGTSPSDFGIFGSTSLLLDPRYVGAYIKG; via the coding sequence ATGAGAGAGAATATCTGGAAGTACATCTCGGCGGTCCTCGTACTCCTGCTCGCAGTGTCGAGTGTTGCGGTCGTTCTGCTCTACATGCAGAACTCGGAGCTTAAATCCTATACGCCATCGAACGTCTCCCCGGTGGTCGTCGAGACGTCCCTGAACGCGACATGCAACGAGACTGCGTATCGCCTCCAGATCGATGAACTCCAGCGCCAGCTGGACTTTCTCAAGGCCCAGCTCAGGGAGCGGAACATGCCTGCCAACAACACCACCGTGGCGATAGTTCCGATATTCGGCCTCATCGACGACTACACAGCCCTGCAGGTTGTTTCGGTTCTCAGGGATATAGCTAAGAACGACTCCATAGGGGGAGTGGTTCTCTGGGTGGAGAGTCCCGGAGGTTACGTGGCTCCCGTCCGCGAGATATACGCCACCGTGAGAAAGCTCAACCTCATAAAGCCCGTTGTCGCTTACACCGGCGGAATAGCGGCATCCGGGGGTTACTACATCGCCGTGGGTGCGGAGAGGATAATAGCAGACCCCCTGGCTGAGGTCGGGAGCATCGGTGTCATCTACGTCCACTACGACCTCCAGAAGAACTACGAGATGAATGGCATCAAGGTGGACGTCTTCAAGACCGGCCCATACAAGGACATGGGGGCTGAATGGCGCGGCCTCACCGACGAGGAGCGCGAGATGATAGCGGAGAGCATCGATACGTACTTCCAGGCCTTCCTGCAGGCGGTTAGCAGTGGGAGGGGAATGCCTCTCAACGAGACGAGAAAATACGCTACCGGGCAGACGTGGTTCGCCATGAACGTTACCGGAACGCTCGTCGATGAGACCGGCGATTTGGACTACGCCGTAAAGGTGCTCTCGGACATGCTCAACGTCTCCAACCCAAGGGTCGTCGTGTATAAAGGTACCTCTCCCTCTGACTTTGGGATATTCGGCAGCACCTCGCTGCTCCTTGATCCGCGCTACGTTGGCGCGTACATAAAGGGCTGA
- a CDS encoding sugar phosphate isomerase/epimerase family protein gives MEIGITVYPHFVTKDKTLASVLADVKIKDYDFVSIFPHTLGLIMNGVVVEKKLRNVETTLRGVGIDYIVRMPTSVNLRDHIYYTRHFRVARAIADVAIKLGAKVIVMQSGRTGRLDLEIEAIQQLADMVGPFGIKIALENTFSVKDTLYVVDNVDRENVGFALDVAHAFLSAQGNEEKLLEDVKLGTDKTVILMIHDNFGKLFPHVEPEDALAYGVGDLHLLPGEGSIPFGKVLRLFGDVPLLLKVKDPEKFAKVPTKQGLIELLTSL, from the coding sequence ATGGAGATAGGAATCACAGTCTACCCGCACTTCGTCACAAAGGACAAGACGCTCGCATCGGTGCTCGCGGACGTCAAGATAAAGGACTACGACTTCGTCTCGATATTCCCCCACACCCTGGGGCTGATAATGAACGGTGTAGTCGTCGAGAAGAAGCTCAGAAACGTCGAGACAACGCTCAGGGGCGTTGGAATTGACTACATAGTGAGGATGCCAACCTCAGTCAACCTCCGCGACCACATCTACTACACGCGCCACTTCCGTGTGGCGAGGGCCATAGCCGACGTGGCCATAAAACTGGGCGCGAAGGTCATAGTCATGCAGAGCGGGAGAACCGGGAGGCTCGACCTCGAGATAGAGGCCATCCAGCAGCTCGCGGATATGGTGGGACCCTTCGGCATAAAGATCGCCCTCGAGAACACCTTCAGCGTCAAGGACACGCTCTACGTCGTTGACAACGTTGACAGGGAGAACGTCGGCTTCGCCCTGGATGTTGCCCACGCCTTCCTCAGCGCCCAGGGCAACGAGGAGAAGCTCCTTGAAGACGTCAAGCTCGGAACAGATAAAACGGTTATCCTGATGATACACGACAACTTCGGGAAGCTCTTCCCACACGTCGAACCGGAGGATGCATTAGCCTATGGAGTCGGTGACCTGCACCTCCTTCCGGGGGAGGGGAGCATACCCTTCGGCAAGGTTCTCAGACTCTTCGGCGACGTGCCACTGCTCCTCAAGGTGAAGGATCCGGAGAAGTTCGCGAAGGTCCCGACGAAGCAGGGGCTTATAGAGCTGCTGACGAGTTTGTAA
- a CDS encoding AI-2E family transporter encodes MELEAAVWIAISLVVLYLVWETVSPIVSPLILAATLAYILYPFHERLSKKAGHRVSAFTITGILTILTFLFIIGYALWINDVKESLAYYIDAFFRWLLEFHLPLAIYELIQRLAEDIPKRFEEYVLGYTYSLPKLALQAIVMVFAFYGILVNTRAIREEIYSLLPGENRELALKLLGSAGRTLHNLLRGWLAVSVLKGAAIAVGFYIFSISSAGGAIAAGIFTVVFELLPVLGGWMIWLAGAAYLFTSGDVLGSVVFSLYGIVLVSPMPDYLLRSKLGKRETGVNSLISLVGIFGGYIAFGFVGIIIGPVALSLLGTLLDEWKKTKEARSRAGTSS; translated from the coding sequence ATGGAGCTTGAGGCCGCGGTATGGATAGCTATCTCACTCGTCGTCCTCTACCTCGTATGGGAGACGGTTAGCCCCATCGTTTCTCCCCTTATCCTCGCGGCGACCCTCGCCTACATCCTCTATCCATTTCACGAACGCCTCTCAAAAAAAGCAGGACACCGCGTTTCGGCCTTCACGATAACAGGAATCCTGACGATACTCACTTTCCTCTTCATAATCGGCTACGCCCTCTGGATAAACGATGTCAAGGAGTCCCTTGCCTACTACATTGACGCCTTCTTCAGGTGGCTCCTAGAGTTCCATCTTCCCCTGGCTATCTACGAACTCATTCAGCGTTTAGCGGAGGACATTCCAAAACGCTTTGAGGAATACGTGCTGGGCTACACTTACTCCCTCCCCAAGCTGGCCCTTCAGGCCATCGTCATGGTCTTCGCCTTCTACGGAATCCTCGTGAACACTAGGGCCATACGGGAGGAGATATACTCCCTCCTGCCCGGCGAGAACCGTGAGCTGGCCCTTAAGCTCCTCGGGAGTGCCGGCAGGACCCTCCACAACCTCCTCCGCGGCTGGCTCGCTGTGAGCGTTCTGAAGGGTGCCGCCATAGCTGTGGGATTCTACATCTTCTCGATATCCTCCGCCGGAGGGGCCATAGCCGCGGGAATATTCACGGTTGTCTTCGAACTCCTCCCCGTTCTTGGAGGCTGGATGATATGGCTGGCCGGCGCGGCCTATCTCTTCACGTCCGGTGATGTGCTGGGTTCCGTGGTATTCTCCCTGTACGGCATCGTCCTCGTCTCGCCGATGCCGGATTACCTGCTCCGCTCGAAGCTCGGAAAGAGAGAAACCGGCGTCAACTCCCTCATAAGTCTCGTTGGAATCTTCGGCGGCTACATAGCCTTCGGCTTCGTTGGGATAATAATCGGGCCGGTTGCCCTTTCCCTGCTTGGAACACTCCTAGACGAGTGGAAGAAAACCAAGGAGGCCCGCTCTAGGGCCGGAACTTCTTCATGA
- the folP gene encoding dihydropteroate synthase, with protein MKFAGVDLNEPRIMGVINVSPESFYKGSVRNDEEKLIETAVKMVEDGAAFIDIGAKSTAPYLETQIPLEEEIRRAVWAVETIRDHVNVPISIDTTSARVAEEALKAGADIINDVTGLKGDPEMAKIAAEYDAPVVVCAHGEVRNLSDPVHTIIDLLKESLVAAEKHGIGEVAVDPAIGFLRPDWPPWYEWDSKILANLNTLKILGRPILIGVSRKSFIGAITGRKDPSERLPGSLAATAIAVFNGAHIVRTHDVRETLDAVRMAAFMKKFRP; from the coding sequence GTGAAGTTCGCGGGTGTTGACCTGAACGAACCCAGGATAATGGGCGTCATCAACGTTTCCCCCGAGAGCTTCTACAAGGGGAGCGTCAGGAACGATGAGGAGAAGCTCATAGAGACGGCCGTTAAAATGGTCGAGGATGGGGCGGCGTTCATAGACATCGGGGCGAAATCCACAGCCCCCTACCTTGAGACTCAGATCCCCCTTGAGGAAGAGATAAGGAGGGCGGTCTGGGCGGTGGAGACGATCAGAGACCACGTCAACGTCCCGATAAGCATCGACACCACCAGCGCCAGGGTCGCCGAGGAGGCCCTCAAAGCCGGTGCCGACATCATAAACGACGTTACGGGTCTTAAGGGCGACCCTGAAATGGCAAAGATCGCGGCCGAATACGACGCCCCTGTTGTGGTCTGCGCCCACGGGGAAGTCAGAAACCTCAGCGATCCGGTTCACACCATCATCGACCTCCTCAAGGAGAGCCTGGTCGCGGCAGAAAAGCACGGCATCGGAGAGGTAGCTGTTGACCCGGCGATAGGATTCCTCCGTCCCGATTGGCCCCCCTGGTACGAGTGGGACTCCAAGATACTGGCCAATCTGAACACCCTGAAGATTCTCGGAAGGCCGATACTCATAGGTGTCTCAAGAAAGTCCTTCATCGGCGCGATAACCGGGAGAAAAGACCCCTCCGAGAGGCTCCCCGGAAGCCTCGCGGCGACTGCCATAGCCGTCTTCAACGGGGCGCACATAGTTAGAACCCACGACGTCAGAGAGACGCTCGACGCCGTCAGAATGGCAGCATTCATGAAGAAGTTCCGGCCCTAG
- a CDS encoding LPXTG cell wall anchor domain-containing protein: MGASVRASLPLIFPELLIVSTFQIIAEVSSREEGIAAGALFSTVILPFLFADYYLAKNRKEDIKWVSDVLPVFGFYPFVYAVISPLSWLLAGLIILIPLLSLRYYRNGEKQISAIVFTLSLLACLGISNKSLIVIGLILLSLAFYAFRKRVELQYIASYVLLWALVNQAYKVDYLVLGLGFLFGFAVFMMIHYAIKKSSKARKNHTKDSVSL, translated from the coding sequence ATGGGAGCAAGCGTTCGTGCCTCTCTTCCCCTTATTTTTCCGGAACTTTTAATAGTATCCACTTTTCAGATAATTGCAGAAGTCTCCAGTAGAGAAGAGGGAATAGCAGCTGGAGCCCTGTTTTCAACAGTGATCCTACCCTTCCTCTTTGCTGACTATTATCTGGCAAAGAATAGAAAAGAAGATATAAAATGGGTGAGCGACGTGTTACCGGTCTTTGGGTTCTATCCATTTGTGTATGCTGTCATAAGTCCTCTGTCTTGGCTTTTGGCAGGTTTGATCATTTTGATCCCGCTACTCTCACTGAGATACTATAGAAATGGGGAAAAGCAAATTAGTGCCATTGTTTTTACACTTTCACTGTTGGCGTGTCTTGGTATATCAAACAAGAGCCTCATAGTGATAGGGCTAATACTCCTGTCTTTAGCATTCTACGCATTCAGGAAAAGAGTGGAACTTCAATATATAGCGTCGTATGTACTATTATGGGCGCTTGTAAATCAAGCCTACAAAGTGGACTATCTCGTGCTCGGCTTGGGGTTCCTCTTTGGATTTGCTGTGTTCATGATGATCCACTATGCAATCAAAAAGTCTTCCAAAGCTCGGAAAAACCACACCAAAGATTCAGTAAGCCTTTGA